In a genomic window of Sarcophilus harrisii chromosome 4, mSarHar1.11, whole genome shotgun sequence:
- the BCL2L15 gene encoding bcl-2-like protein 15 — MKTFEEQTECIVESLFNEFLTPRMMNQGPCFRSADVPDSGGEPSSFDVTIIAARLRMLGDQLNEKMEIYREVEKSAKIVITKVTTEQAIASLQNTVKSTVKSLSQTWCAQDPNLVYERAFLAVSVKLLDVVSHKIPQMARQLAGPMRNMINEDTAVRQFIEGQGGWENLRPTLH; from the exons ATGAAGACTTTTGAGGAACAAACAGAGTGCATTGTGGAATCCCTGTTCAATGAATTCTTGACTCCACGAATGATGAACCAAGGTCCCTGCTTCCGTAGTGCTGATGTCCCAGACTCTG GTGGTGAGCCAAGCTCTTTTGATGTGACAATCATTGCTGCCCGACTAAGAATGCTAGGTGAtcagttaaatgaaaaaatggaaatatatagagaagtggaAAAATCTGCCAAAATAGTCATCACCAAAGTTACTACAGAACAG GCAATTGCTTCACTACAGAATACAGTAAAATCTACAGTGAAATCACTCAGCCAGACATGGTGTGCCCAAGATCCTAACCTAGTCTATGAGAGGGCCTTTCTGGCTGTGTCTGTAAAGCTACTGGATGTCGTTTCCCACAAGATACCTCAGATGGCCAGGCAGTTAGCTGGACCCATGAGGAATATGATCAATGAGGACACGGCTGTTCGACAGTTTATTGAAGGGCAGGGTGGTTGG gAGAATCTGAGACCAACTCTCCATTGA